The genomic segment ATACAGAACTCGGCTTACGGTTTATCTAGAACATTAAAATAAAATCAACAACCTAAAAGATTTGAAAAATGTTTTTTAGCTTAATAGTTTTCTTCATCTATTATTTTTATCAGAAATAATAATAAATTTTATGCAAATAGTAATCAAAAAATATTTAATTTTACGGCATAAGAAATTTGTTGATAAAGTTATCATCAATATATTTTAACAATTAATGTAAGATATAATTGCAATTATAGCTAATATTATTTAATGTCCAAAAGGAAAATATTAAGATAAGATGGATTTATAACTAGAATATTACAAAACGCTATAAATGGCATGATTACAGGGTTTAGAGGATTAATTACTGGTAAATGTAGGATTTGTTGCAGAAGTGGGAAAAGAAGTGGGAAACGCATAAAAAAAGCTGTACTACAAGGTATTTAAACCAAGTAATACAGCAATCCACCAAAATAAATGGTGCCGCTGGCCGGATTCGAACCGGCACGATATCACTACCAGAGGATTTTGAGTCCACCACGTCTGCCAATTCCATCACAGCGGCATGTAAACTGACAAAAATTATTCTACCATGTCTTAAAGAATATTTCAATAGGTATTTTTAATTTATTTTTATTTTTGGAAAATTAATTTATAATATCCATATAAAAATACATAATGAAAGTATTAGACAAAATTTTATCTAATTAAAGCTAATATAAGATTTTTATTCATTTGTAGTTCAGATTTTCAAATAAAAGTAGATAAATGTGCATAAATTTTTAAATAAAGGTTGTGGGGAATCAAATCATTTGCTAGAATAGGAATAGGGAAAAGTGCCCCACTGGGTTATTTTATGCCCAACTACAATTTTAAACTTAGAAATAAGATTTAATAATTTGTAATTATCTATTAATTAGGGAGGAGCAAAAATATATGATGTATTCAAAAGAAGTTGAAGAAATGTGTGTACTTGCTAAAGGTCCTAATCACGGATCAGCGCCAATTCCTGTAGAAGGAAGATGGGTTCAATCTAAAGAAGTAACTGATATATCAGGATTAACTCACGGAATAGGTTGGTGTGCACCACAACAAGGAGCTTGTAAATTAACATTAAACGTTAAGGATGGTATAATCCAAGAAGCGTTAGTTGAAACAATTGGATGTTCAGGAATGACTCATTCAGCTGCTATGGCTTCAGAAATATTACCAGGAAAGACTATATTAGAAGCATTAAACACAGACTTAGTTTGTGACGCTATAAACACAGCTATGAGAGAATTATTCTTACAAATCGTTTATGGAAGAACTCAAACTGCATTCTCAGAAGGTGGACTACCTATCGGAGCAGGACTTGAAGATTTAGGAAAAGGTTTAAGATCTCAAGTTGGTACTATGTACGGAACTTTAGCTAAAGGACCAAGATACTTAGAAATGGCTGAAGGTTATGTTACTGAAGTTGCTGTAGACGAAGATAAAGAAATCATCGGATATAAGTTTGTTAACTTAGGAAAAATGATGGAAAGTATTGCTAAAGGAATGGATGCTAACGAAGCATTAGAAAAAGCTAAAGGTCAATACGGAAGAGTTGCTGACGCTGCTGAATTATTAGACCCAAGACATAAATAATTATTTGTAAAGGAGGATTTTTAAAATGGCATTATTTGAAAGTTATGAAAGAAGAATTAACCAAATCACTCCAGTATTAGAAAAATACGGAATGAAAACTATGGAAGATGCTAAAGCAGTTTGTGCTGAAGTTGGAGTAGATCCATATACAATCGTTAAGGAAACTCAACCAATCGCATTCGAAAACGCTGGATGGGCATACGTTTTAGGTGCTGCTATAGCAATAAAGAAGGGTTGCACTAAGGCTGCTGATGCTGCTGAAGCAATCGGAGAAGGATTACAAGCATTCTGTATCCCAGGTTCTGTTGCAGATGACAGAAAAGTTGGTTTAGGACACGGAAACTTAGGAGCTATGCTTTTAAGAGAAGAAACTAAATGTTTCGCATTCTTAGCAGGACACGAAAGCTTTGCTGCTGCTGAAGGTGCTATTAAAATAGCTGAAAAAGCAAACAGAGTAAGAAAAGAACCATTAAGAGTTATCTTAAACGGTCTTGGAAAAGATGCTGCATTCATTATTTCAAGAATTAATGGATTCACATATGTTCAAACTCAATTTGACTACTACACTGGAGAAGTTAAAGTAGTTAAAGAAAAAGCATACTCAAACGGAGAAAGAGCAAAAGTAAGATGTTACGGTGCTGACGACGTTAGAGAAGGTGTTGCAATCATGCATAAAGAAGGAGTTGACGTATCAATCACTGGTAACTCAACTAACCCAACAAGATTCCAACATCCAGTTGCAGGAACATACAAGAAAGAATGTATCGAACAAGGTAAGAAATACTTCTCAGTAGCATCAGGTGGTGGTACAGGAAGAACTCTTCACCCAGATAACATGGCTGCAGGTCCAGCTTCTTATGGTATGACTGATACTATGGGAAGAATGCACTCAGATGCGCAATTCGCAGGATCTTCATCAGTTCCAGCTCACGTTGAAATGATGGGTCTTATCGGAGCAGGTAACAACCCAATGGTTGGTATGACTGTTGCTGTAGCTGTTGCTGTTCAAGAAGCTTTAGCTAAATAGTCTGAAAATCAAGGTTTTACTGGTTTAAGAGTGAATTAATTAGCTAATATAAATACTCACACTATATTAATTTAATTATTAATGGGTGTGGGTATTTTTTTATACATGATTTTAGTACCCACGACTTTAGAAAGGGGTGCTATTTTTTTATGATAAAAATGAATAGAAAATATATTGATAAAACTTTTGATGAATGCTTTCAACAATTTCTATTAGAGCATTGTACGTTGAAAAATATGAGTGAACATACTAAGAAATATTATATTGAGAACATGAAATACGGTTTTTATAAGTATTATGACAAAGATAAAAACATTAATTGTTCCAATAACATTATCTTTAATTAATATTTAAAAAGAATATATTGAATATTTGCTAGTAGATTGTACTTATTTATTCTCAACAGTTCAAGGTGAAAAAATGAAAGAGAGAGGACTTACAAGAGCCATAGAAGACTACAACAAATCAAGAGAAATAGAACGTACATCAATTCATGCGTTTAGGCATTGGTATGCAAAAAAGGCAGTTATGAACGGAATTAACATAGTTCAACTACAACATTTATTAGGGCATAGTAATTTAGAAATTTTGAAACATTACGTTGAAATGTTAACAGAAGATTTAAATTACGAAAATATTGCACAAAATCCTTTGGAATCTATTAAGTTGGAAAATTCTAAAGAGAAAAATATTAAGTTAAGAAAGTAGGTGTTGATATGCAAGTAAACATTAATCATAATAAAACAACTAATGGATTTAATGAAAGAATAATTACATTAGACATATATGAATTGAAAGATTAAAAAAGATTATTAAAACTTTAAAAAACTAAAAAAATAGATAGATTATTACCATGTTATAGACTAAGTCCTTCATGAGGATATGGCATTAGAGCGGTTTAGGGTAACTTAATCGGAGGTAGTCAAAATATTGAAAGATATGATATGTAGTAGGGAGTTGACGCATATAAAAAGACTATACATAGAGTTTTCTATGTAAATTATGTTTGCAACGGTACGTGATTCGTATACACGTCGAGGCTCTAAAGAGCGATATTGTAATTTCTTCAGTATTTTTTTGAGTTGCTGGAGAATTGCGTCTAACTCAGATAAAAAGCGTATAGTTACTTAGGTATGAAGTCAAGCTTAACTTTAAAAGTATTCAGTAAATTACAAGTCCTTTAGAAAAACTTCGAAACTGAATAAAGTTGTTTTGAATTATGTACTTCATGAATTTCCTTATTTTTATAATATGCAACAATATGTTTGTCCAAATTTTGTGATAGTATAATCATAAATTTATTACTTGGGGAGAAAAAACTTAACAACTTATTTAAAATAGATTTTCTTAGGAATATTCTATATTTTAATTGAAATAATTTAAAATTGTTCACAATAATACCTCTTTTTATTTAATTTGATTTAACCCGACTTTTACATTTTATAACATAAGAGGAAACTAATCAAAGAAAATCGTATTACAAATAATGATAATTTTTTACGATAATATTACAGGATAAAAATATAAATTAAATAGATTTATATAATTTATTTAAATGGAAAAGGATAACTTGTTTTACTAGCCAAGTTATCCTTTAAAAGATTATTATATTTTTTTAATAAGTAGAAGGACAAATATTTAATAAGAAATTATCTTACATTATTATTATAGCAAATACATATTACAAAATTATGCTAAAAATGTTAATTAAATATAAACAATTTCTTAAATAAATTTAAGGCTTGGTAAACAATTGAAGAAAAAAACAACCTGCTTAGGGGAGCAGGTTGAACTTATAAAGGTAAAATACATTTACCAATACGGGGATAAAATAATAATGCTTTAATTATTTTACAATTACTATTATAAAATACAAATATTAAATAATTCTTTATTACTTATTAAATTAATGTGAATAAATTAATAATACACTACAAAAAAAGATGACTTACTTTAGGGGGATAAGTCATCTTTGATAGGAGTTTTATAATATGTTCTAGTCACTTTACAATAATATTATAGGATAAAATTGTAAATTGTGTCAATATATAAATTCTATAATAAAAAATAAAAAGGATAATCTGCTAGGGTGCAACAAATTATCCTGAATACTGTGTTATATATATTTAATAGGGGTAAATATATATGAAAAAAAGTTTTATCAACCTTATGTCTTTATTATAAGTGGTATTTGTGACAGTATTATGTCAAGTTAATAAACTTAATATAAACATTTTATAAAGAAAAATCAAATAATACAAATATGTTTATATGTTCCTAGGTAAATTTATTCATAGAAATATATTTACCTAGAAACATAGATACAAAGAAAAATATATACATATATAAATATTTATAGGAAACATGCGGGTTAGAGGTGAAATTT from the Clostridium beijerinckii genome contains:
- a CDS encoding GGGtGRT protein — protein: MALFESYERRINQITPVLEKYGMKTMEDAKAVCAEVGVDPYTIVKETQPIAFENAGWAYVLGAAIAIKKGCTKAADAAEAIGEGLQAFCIPGSVADDRKVGLGHGNLGAMLLREETKCFAFLAGHESFAAAEGAIKIAEKANRVRKEPLRVILNGLGKDAAFIISRINGFTYVQTQFDYYTGEVKVVKEKAYSNGERAKVRCYGADDVREGVAIMHKEGVDVSITGNSTNPTRFQHPVAGTYKKECIEQGKKYFSVASGGGTGRTLHPDNMAAGPASYGMTDTMGRMHSDAQFAGSSSVPAHVEMMGLIGAGNNPMVGMTVAVAVAVQEALAK
- a CDS encoding site-specific integrase produces the protein MLVDCTYLFSTVQGEKMKERGLTRAIEDYNKSREIERTSIHAFRHWYAKKAVMNGINIVQLQHLLGHSNLEILKHYVEMLTEDLNYENIAQNPLESIKLENSKEKNIKLRK
- a CDS encoding iron-sulfur cluster assembly scaffold protein, coding for MMYSKEVEEMCVLAKGPNHGSAPIPVEGRWVQSKEVTDISGLTHGIGWCAPQQGACKLTLNVKDGIIQEALVETIGCSGMTHSAAMASEILPGKTILEALNTDLVCDAINTAMRELFLQIVYGRTQTAFSEGGLPIGAGLEDLGKGLRSQVGTMYGTLAKGPRYLEMAEGYVTEVAVDEDKEIIGYKFVNLGKMMESIAKGMDANEALEKAKGQYGRVADAAELLDPRHK